CAGCCACGCGCAGGGCCCCGCCCAGACGGCGGGCCTGGGCGAGGAGGTGCTCGAGCACCCGCGCCTCCAGGCCCGCGGGCGCCCCCTCGGGGAACGCGTCGAGGAGCCCGCCCCGCCCGAGCAGCTCGGGCGGGACCGCGCCCGAGCGCTCCACCGGGCAGTGCACGAGGAAGGCGCACGCCGCCCAGGCGGGCAGGTCGAACGCCTGCCGGAGCGCGCCGTCCAGCCCCCAGGGACCGGTGAGCTCGGCCGCGCCGGTGAGCCGCAGCGCCGCCGGGCCCAGCCAGCCGGCGTCGTCGAAGTGGCTGGCGGCGAGCACCTCGACCTCCGCCGGGTCGACGTCGTCGGCGAGGACGAGGAGGTGCCGGGGCTCGCCGAGGACGCGGTCCAGCAGCGCCAGGACGTCGTCGTCCCCGCCGTCGGCGGTCATGTCAGTCGATGATCGTTCGGGAGAACCCGAGGTGCGAGCGCGACGCCGTCGGGCCGCGCTGGCCCTGGTAGCGCGAGCCACTGGCACCCGCGCCGTACGGGCTCTCCGCCGGGCTGGAAAGGCGGAAGAAGCACAGCTGGCCGATCTTCATGCCGGGCCACAGCATGATGGGCATCGTCGCGGTGTTGGACAGCTCGAGGGTGACGTGCCCGGTGAACCCCGGGTCGATGAACCCCGCCGTGGAGTGGGTGAGCAGGCCGAGCCGGCCCAGGGAGGACTTGCCCTCGAGGCGGGCGGCGATGTCGTCGGGCAGGGTGACGAGCTCGTAGGTGGCGCCGAGGACGAACTCGCCGGGGTGCAGGACGAACGGCTCCTCCGGCCCCACCTCGACGAGGCGGGTGAGGTCGGGCTGCTCCGCCGCCGGGTCGATGACCGGGTACTTGTGGTTGTCGAAGAGCCGGAACCAGCGGTCGAGCCGCACGTCGACGCTCGACGGCTGCACCATGGCCGGGTCGAAGGGGTCGAGCTGCACGCGGCCGGAGCCGATCTGTGCACGGATGTCGCGGTCGGAGAGAAGCACGAGGGCGATTGTGCCGCACCGGGGCGGGCAGCGGTGCGCGGCCGGCGACGACGGCACCGGCGAACCGCCCCGGCGGGACGGTCGATCCAGCGCCGCCCGTTCGGTATAGTGGCGTGCTGTGCCGCTCTGCGGCACGTGCGGGTGTAGTTCAGTGGCAGAACTTCAGCTTCCCAAGCTGATAGCGCGGGTTCGATTCCCGTCACCCGCTCTCTCGAGGGCCAGACCAGGGCACGTGCCGCGGTCTGGCCCTTCGTCGTCCCCCTCCCCGCCACGCCCACCGCGCGCGCCGGCGGCAGGTTGACAGTCCAACCCCGGCCGGTCCACGATCGATCCGCACTTCGGTGCATCGGCACTCGGGCTTGTTACTCACGAGGCAAAACCTGAGGCTCGCGGAGCGTCCTTCGACGCGTCCGTCAGTCCAGTTGACCTGTCCGCCCGGGCCGCGCACGGCTGCGTTCCCGGACGGGCACCGATGTCCCGGAGGACGCCTCGTGCCCCACCACCCCCTTGTCGACGCCCTGCGCGGCGGTCTCGTCGTCTCCTGCCAGGCGCTGCCCGGCGAGCCGCTCTACGTCCCCGCCGGCGGGGTCATGCCGCTGCTGGCGAAGGCCGCCGAGCTCGCCGGAGCCGTCGGGATCCGCGCCAACTCCGCGCGCGACGTCCGCGAGATCAAGGCCGCCGTCGACCTGCCGGTCATCGGCCTCGTGAAGAAGGACTACCCGCCGGGCGAGGCGTACATCACCGTCACCATGGCGGAGATCGACGACCTCGTCGCCGCCGGGGCCGACGTCATCGCCATGGACGCCACCCTGCGCCCCCGGTTCGACGGCGTGAGCGTGGCCGACTTCGTCGCCGGCGTGCGCAGGGCTTACCCGGACCAGCTCCTCATGGCGGACATCGCCACGCTGGAGGAGGGCGTCCACGCCGCCGAGATCGGCTTCGACCTCGTCGGCACCACGCTCAGCGGGTACACCCCGCAGTCCACCGACGCCCCGGCGCCCAACGTCGAGCTGGTCCGGGAGCTCGCCGCCCGCATCGACGTCCCCGTCGTCGCCGAGGGCCGGATCCGCACCCCGGAGCAGGCGCGGACGATGCTCGACGCCGGCGCGTACTGCGTCGTCGTCGGCGGCGCCATCACCCGCCCCCTGGAGATCGCCACCGGCTTCGTCGAGGCCATGCGTCCCTGACGCGCCCCGCCCGTCACACCGCGGCCGTCGCACCCCGTTCGTCGTACCCCGCACTCTCCCTCCCCCACCGGCCCCATCCCTGGAGTCCCCCGTGTTCAAACAGCTGCAGAAGATCGGCAAGGCGTTCATGCTGCCGATCGCGATCCTCCCCGCCGCCGGCCTGCTCCTCGGCATCGGCGGCGCCCTGTCCAACCCCAACACCGTCGCGGCGTACCCGGTCCTCGACCACCGGATCCTCCAGGCGATCTTCGGGGTGATGAGCGCCGCGGGGTCGATGGTCTTCAACAACCTCCCGCTCCTGCTCTCCATCGGCCTGTGCATCGGCCTGGCGAAGCGGGACAAGGGCACCGCCGCCCTCGCCGGCGTCGTCGGCTACCTCGTGATGACCGGCACCACCACCCAGCTCCTCACCTTCTTCAACCCCGAGGGTCAGGCCATCGACACGGGCGTCATCGGCTCCCTCGTCATCGGCGCCGTCGCGGTGTGGCTGCACAACCGCTACTACAACATCCAGCTCCCCCAGGTCCTCGGGTTCTTCGGCGGCTCCCGCTTCGTCCCGATCGTCACGGCGCTCGCCGCCATCGTCGTGGGCGCGGCGTTCTACCTCGTCTGGCCGCCGATCCAGGAGGGCCTGGTGAGCGCGGGGACCGGCATCGCCGCCGCCGGGCCGCTGGGCACCTTCCTCTACGGCTTCCTCCTGCGCCTGTCCGGCGCCCTGGGCCTGCACCACACGATCTACCCGCTGTTCTGGTACACCCCGCTCGGCGGGACCGAGATGGTCGCCGGCGCCGAGGTCGCCGGTGCGCAGACGATCTTCTTCGCCCAGCTCGCCGACCCGGCCCACCAGGGCCTGTTCACCGAGGGCACGAAGTACTTCGCGGGCCGGTTCGGCACGATGATGTTCGGCCTCCCCGCCGCCTGCCTCGCCATGTGGCACGCCGTCCCCAAGGACCGCCGCGCGCGGTACACGGGCCTCTTCGCCGGTGTGGCGCTCACCTCGTTCATCACGGGCATCACCGAGCCCATCGAGTTCATGTTCCTCTTCGTCGCGCCGCTGCTCTACGTCGTGCACGCCTTCCTCGACGGCCTGTCGTTCCTCGTCGCGGACCTCCTCGACATCCGGATCGGGAACACCTTCTCGGGCGGCGCCATCGACTTCACCCTCTTCGGCGTCCTCCAGGGCAACGAGCAGACCAACTGGCTGCTCGTGCTGCCGGTGGGCCTGGTGTGGTTCGCCCTGTACTACGTCGTCTTCTCCTTCTTCATCCGCAAGTTCAACGTCCCCACGCCCGGCCGGGTCGAGGAGACCGACGGCACCGACGGCACCGCCGACGCCTCGGCGATCACGGACGCCTCGGTCACCACGGACGACGGCGCCGAGCCGGTGACGGCCGGCGCACCGGGTGCGGGCACGGCGGGCGCCGCGACCGCGGCCCCCGCAGCCCCGACCGCGACGATGACCCGCCCCGCGTCGAGCGGCAAGCAGGCCCTGCGCGAGGAGGCCACCCAGATCCTCGCCGCCCTCGGCGGCCCGGAGAACGTCGAGGACATCGACGCGTGCATCACCCGCCTGCGGGTCTCCGTCAAGGACCCGACGCAGGTCGACAAGGACGCCCTCAAGCGCATCGGCGCGGCCGGGGTGTTCGAGGTCTCGGGCGGCGTCCAGGCCGTCTACGGCGGCAAGGCCGTCCTGTACAAGAACGAGATCGACGAGCTCATCGGCCACGAGGACTGATGGGCTCCCCGGCGGTGCGCGGGCGCGGCCCGCGCACCGCCGGGAACGCGCACCCTGGTACGCGCGATACGGTCACGCGAGCCCCTCACGGGGCGAGAAGGCGAGGCGATCCGTGCTGACCGTGGTCAGGGTCATCAACAACAACTTCATCCTCGGGGCCGACCCCGGTGGCAGCGAGAGCGTCCTCATGGGCCGCGGGCTCGGGTTCGGCGCACGGGCCGGGGACGCCGTCGACCCCTCCCGCGTCAGCCGCGCGTTCACCTCCGGCACCGGGACCCCCGACCGGCTGGCCGCCCTCATCGCGCAGCTCCCCGTCGAGGACGTCGAGCTGGCCACGGAGATCGTCGACGCGGCCGCCGCCGAGTTCGGCCGCGACGTCGCCGACCGGATGCTCGTTCCTTTCACCGACCACCTCAGCTTCGCCCTGAGGCGGGCCCGCGAGCAGATGGCCATCACCTACCCGCTGCAGTGGGAGGTGGAGAGCCTGTACACCCGCGAGGTGGCCTTCGCCCGGCGGGCCCTCGCCCTCGTCACCGAGCGCACCGGCGTCGCCCTGCCGCCGGTGGAGGCCATCCCCGTCGCCCTCCACCTCGTCAACGCCCAGTTCGGGCACGACGACGTCGGCCGCACCATGGAGCTCACCACCCTCATCCGGGACGTCATGTCCGCGCTCGACGTCCGGCACGGCGTGGGCATCGACGTCGACGCCCCGGAGGCGTCCCGGTTCGTCACGCACCTGCGGTACCTGCTCGTCCGTCAGCGCGAGGGGGAGGTCCTCGAGGACGGGCTGTCGGAGATGGCCCGCAACCTCCAGGACGGCTACCCGGCCGAGTTCGCCTCGGCCCTGGCCGTGCGGGACATCCTCGAGGGCCACTTCGGCTCCGAGCTCAACCAGGACGAGCTCGTCTACCTCACGCTGCACATCATCCGGCTCGTCCGGCGGCGCGGGTAGCGCCCCCGGCCGGCCGGCTCAGCGCGCGTCCTCGCGCGTGGCCAGGGTGACCTCCACCTCCGCGGCGTCGCCGTCGCGGACCACCCCGAGCGTCACGTCCTCCCCGCTGGGGTGCTGGCGGACGAACCCGGTGAGCGACTCCGCGCCGGTCACCGGGTCGTCGTCGATGGAGACGATGACGTCGCCGGGCCGCAGGCCCGCCTCCGCCGCCGGGGTCCCGGGCTCGACCGCCTGGATCTCGGCGCCGGACCGGGTCTGGCCCTCGACCTCGACGACGGCGTCCGCCAGCGAGACACCGAGGAAGGCGTGCTCGGCGACGCCGTTGGCGATGAGCTGGTCGGCGACCAGCCGGACGAGGTTGCTGGGGATCGCGAAGCCGAGGCCGATGCTCCCGCCCTGGCCGCCGGACCCGCTGGACAGGGAGGCGATCGAGCTGTTGATCCCGATGACCCGCCCGTTGGGGTCGAACAGCGGCCCGCCGGAGTTGCCCGGGTTGATCGCGGCGTCCACCTGGATCGCGTTCGTCGTCACGGCCGTGGCCCGCGCGCCCGGCGTGGTCGCCTGCTCCACCGTGGTCACCGGGCGGTCGAGGGCGGAGACGATGCCCGTCGTCACGGTGAAGCTCAGCCCCAGCGGGTTGCCGATGGCCGCGACCGGCTCACCGACGTAGACCTCGTCGGAGTTGCCGAGCTCGGCGGACGCGAGGTCGTCCGGCACCTCGTCCAGGGCGATGACGGCGAGGTCGGTCGCCGCGTCGGTGCCCACGATGCTCGCCGGGACCAGCTGCCCGTCGGCGAGCGTCACGAGGATGCCCCCCTCCACGGCGTTGCCGACGACGTGGTGGTTGGAGACGATGTGGCCCTCGTCGTCGATGATGACGCCCGAGCCCGACCCGGCGCCCGTCGCCGTCTCCACGTCGATGGCGACGGTGGAGGGGCCGACGGCGGCCGCGATGCTCGCCCAGTCCGCGCCCTCGCCGCTCGAGGTGATGACGGGGTCGGCGCTCCCGTCGTCGTCGACGTCCCGCGTCGCGACCGGGTCGGGGTCGTCATCCGTGAGCACCTCGGCGATGCCCACCGTCGCGACGGAGGCGAGCAGCGCCGCCGCGAGCGCCGTGCCCACCAGGGCGGGCCAGCTCGGCCGGCCGCGCCCCTCACGGGGCGGGCCGCCGCCCGGGGGACCCGCGGGCGGCGGGCCGGGGTGGCCGGGGCCGGCGGTTGTCCCGTGGGGTCCCGCGGTGGCGCCGGTGTGCGGGGTGGGGTACCCCGGCGCGCCACCGGGAGTCTCGCCGGCGTACCCGCCAGTGGGGGCGCCGCTCGTGGGCGTGGCGCCGCTCGTGGGGGCACCGCTCGTGGCGGCACCGCTCGTGGGGGCACCCGCCGGGTACCCGCCCGCGGGCGTGGCGCCGCCGGCAGCGCCCGGCGCCGGCTCGGGTGGTGGCATCGCTGCTCGTCGGTCGTCGTCGGTGCTCATGGCGCCCTCCCCCGGTGCACTGGCCCCACCAGTGGACCTCACCGGAGCGGTCCGCGCCCGTCGAGCAGGGCGCCCGCGAGTCGATCATGGAACACCGCCGGGGCCTGCGTCGTTCACCCGTTATGCGCACCACTGCCGATGACGCCGCCCCACGCCCTTCGGCCGCGGAGCTCGCCGCCGCCGCCACGCGGCGGGCCCGAACCCTCGTCCAGCGCACCCAGCCGAGCGCCCACCTCACCCGCGTGCTCGACGTCGTGGACGAGGGAGTGCCGTTGACCACCCCGCACACCGCCGTCTCCCGCACCATCGAGCAGCTCACCGGCCTGCGCCTGGGGGAGGTCCAGACGCTCGCCGCCGTCGCCGACGGCGCCCACCACCACCGCGAGATCGCCCGCCGCACGGGCCAGCCGGACGCGGCCGCCGCGGCGACGGTCGACGGCCTCGTCGCGCGGGGATCCCTCGCCCGGCGGCACCACCCGGCCGAGACCCGGCCCGGCGCCACGCCCACGCTCGTCGGCCTCACCTCGCAGGGGGAGGCGATCCTGCGGCAGGCGGAGGCGATCCAGGTGCGGGTCCTCGACGCCGTCGTCGAGGCGCTCGGCAGCGACCAGACCGACCAGGTCCATGCCGCCGGGCAGGCAGTGCGCCGGACGCTCGCCGAACCGCTCGTGGCCGGCGACGCGCGCCAGATCACCGCCGGACGGTGGCTGACGGGCGCCGCCGAGGCGTCCTGACGGCGAGCGCTAGGAAATCCCGCGGCTAGGAGATCCCACGCCCGCGACCGTACGTGGGCGTGACCCCCGGCGGGCGGATGCGCTGGAGGACGCGCTCCGTCACCGCCTCGAGCTCGACGACGTCCTCGGCGCTCAGGGCGTCGAAGACCAGGGAGCGCACGCGTCCGACGTGGCAGGGGGCCGTCGCCACCACCTTCGCCATCCCGGCATCGGTGAGCACCGCGTTGCGCGCGCGGGCGTTCTCCGTCGAGCGGTGGCGCTCGACGTACCCCTGGCGCTCGAGCCGCGTGAGGACGTGGGAGAGCCGCGACAGCGACCCGCTGGTCGCCTGGGCGAGGACGCTGAGCTGCAGCGTCCGGTCGGCCTGCTCCGAGAGCATCGCCATCGTCATGTACTCGTAGAAGGTGATGCCGGCGTCGCGCTGCATGTGCGCGTCGAGCGCGGCGGGCAGGGTGGTGATGAGCTCGGAGAGGTTGAGCCAGGCCGCCATCTCGGCGTCGTCCAGCCACCGCACCGCCGGCTCCGCGCCGGCGCTGGGCTCCTCCATGACGTTCTCCGTTCTTGATGCTTCAAATTTCGAGTGAACCACGCCCTCCCCGGGTACGGCAACGCCCACCGCTCAGCCCAGCAAGGGAAGCACGGCCCGGGCCGCGACCCAGCTGGCCGCCCCGAGGGCGAGCACGAAGGTCGTCGTCCACACGGCCGTCGGCACCCGGGTGAGCTGCGCGAGGACCGCGGGGTCGGAGCCCCGGTCGGGCGAGCCGAGGACGGCCCCCAGGTGCCGCCACGCCCCGAGGACGAGCATGACGCCCGCCGCCACGAGGACGAGGCCCTGCAGGGTGGGCGAGCCCACCCACCACAGTACGGCGGCGCCGGCCAGGCACCCGAGCACGACGAGTGCCGTGTAGAACGAGCGGACCCGCAGCGCCCCCACGGCGAGCAGGACGAGGAGCGCCGCCAGCACCGGCGGCGCCCACCCGGCCGTGCCCGCGTGGAGCAGGCCCGCCCCCACGAGCGCCGGCGCCGGGTAGCCTGCCCACGTCGTCACGACGCGGCCGGGACCGCGGGCCGGCCCGACGGTGACCGTGTGCCCGGACATGTCCGGACGGAGCACGAGGCCGGTGAAGGAGCGCCCCACGGCCATCCCGACGACGGCGTGGCCGAGCTCGTGGACGACCGTCACCGCCACCCGCACGAGGCGCCAGACACCCGGGACGACGACGAGGGCCGCGCCCAGGGCGAGCGCCAGCCAGACCGTGCGCTCCGCCGTCGTCGCGTCGAGGAGCGCCGGGCCGGGGCGGACCCGGGCCACGACCTCCTGCCATGCCGCCTCCATGCCCCCATCCTCTCCCGCGCGGCGTGGCGGCCCGGCGCGGCGGGGTCACGGGCGGTCCCGGGAGGCGCGCGGGGAGCCGGATCGGATAGACAAGAGACCATGACGGTCATCGGTTTCCACGCCTCGCACGAACAGATCCACCCGCGGCAGCTCCTCGCCGACGTCCAGCTCGCCGAGGAGGTCGGGTTCGGGGCCGCGATGTGCTCGGACCACCTCGAGCCCTGGTCCGAGCGCCAGGGCCAGTCCGGCTTCGCCTGGTCCTGGCTCGGGGCCGCCCTGGCCACCACGGGGCTGCGCTTCGGCGTCGTCAACGCCCCGGGCCAGCGCTACCACCCCGTCGTCGTCGCGCAGGCCGCCGCGACCCTCGCGGCCATGTTCCCCGACCGGTTCTGGGTGGCGCTGGGCAGCGGGGAGAACGCCAACGAGCACGTCACCGGGGACGCCTGGCCCCGCAAGGCGGTCCGCCAGCAGCGCCTCGAGGAGTGCGTCGAGGTCATCCGCCGCCTGCTCGACGGCGACCAGGTGAGCCACGACGGCCTCGTCACCGTGGACCGGGCCCAGCTGTGGACCCGGCCCGAGACCCCGCCCCCGCTCATCGCCCCGGCGCTGAGCGTGGAGACGGCCCGGCGGTCCGCCGCGTGGGCGGACGGGCTCATCACCATCAACGCCGCCCCGGATCACCTGCGCGACGTCCTCGCCGCCTACCGGGAGGCGGGTGGCCGAGGACCGGCGATCCTCCAGGCGCACCTGTCCTGGGCCCCCAGCGAGGAGGAGGCCCTGGCGATCGCCCACGACCAGTGGCGCACGAACACCTTCCCGTCCCCCGTCATGGCCGACCTGGCCACGCCCGCCCACTTCGACGCGGTCGCCGAGGCCGTGCGGCCCGAGGACGTGCGCGAGTCGGTCCTCGTCTCCGCCGACCCCGCCCGCCACACCGCCTGGCTGCACGAGCTCGTCGGCCTCGGTTTCGACGAGGTCTACCTCCACCACGTCGGCGTCACCCAGCGCCCGTTCCTCGAGACCTTCGGTGAGCACGTGCTCCCGGTGCTGGCGGGGAGCTGACGTGCGCATCACCGACACCTCCGACCTGTGGTGGAAGAACGCCGTCGTCTACTGCCTGGACGTGGAGAAGTTCTTCGACTCCGACGGCGACGGCGTGGGCGACTTCATCGGCCTCTCCCAGCGCGTCGACTACCTCGCCCAGCTGGGCGTCACCTGCCTGTGGCTCATGCCCTTCTACCCCACCCCCGACCTCGACGACGGGTACGACGTCTCCGGCGCGTACGGGGTGGACGAGCGCCTGGGGAACCTCGGCGACGTCGTCGAGCTCGTCCGCACGGCCAAGGACCGCGGCCTGCGGGTCATCGCCGACCTCATCGTCAACCACACCTCCGACCAGCACCCCTGGTTCGTGCAGGCCCGCTCGAGCGTGGACAACCCGTTCCGCGACTACTACGTGTGGCGGTCGGACCCGCCGCCGGACACGTCGGACCAGGTGGTCTTCCCGGACGAGGAGGACTCCATCTGGGAGCTCGACGAGCGGACCGGCGAGTGGTACCTCCACCACTTCTACGCCCACCAGCCCGACCTCAACGTCGCCAACCCGCGCGTCCAGGAGGCCATCGCCAAGGCCATGGGCTTCTGGCTGCAGCTCGGGTTCGACGGGTTCCGGGTGGACGCCGTGCCGTACTTCCTCAACGACGGCACCGGGGTCGAGGTGGGGGCGCTCGCCGAGCCGCACGAGTACCTGCGCTCGTTGCGCACGTTCCTCGCCCGCCGCAACGGCTCGGCGATCCTCCTCGGCGAGGTCAACGTCCCCTACCCCAAGCAGCCCGCGTACTTCGGCGGGAAGGAGGGCGACGAGCTCACCATGCTCTTCGACTTCGTCGGCAACCAGGCGATGTACCTCGCCCTCGCCCGCCAGGACGCCGGGCCGCTGGCCCAGGCGCTGCGGGACCGGCCCACGGAGGACGTCTCGCCCGACTCCCAGTACGCCGTCTTCGTGCGCAACCACGACGAGCTCACCCTCGACCAGCTCTCCGACGACGAGCGCGAGGAGGTCTTCGCCGCGTTCGGCCCCGACCCCGACATGCAGCTCTTCGGGCGCGGGCTGCGTCGCCGGCTGCCACCCATGCTCGACGGCGACCCGCGCCGCCTCAAGATGGTCTACAGCC
The sequence above is a segment of the Georgenia faecalis genome. Coding sequences within it:
- the dcd gene encoding dCTP deaminase, which codes for MLLSDRDIRAQIGSGRVQLDPFDPAMVQPSSVDVRLDRWFRLFDNHKYPVIDPAAEQPDLTRLVEVGPEEPFVLHPGEFVLGATYELVTLPDDIAARLEGKSSLGRLGLLTHSTAGFIDPGFTGHVTLELSNTATMPIMLWPGMKIGQLCFFRLSSPAESPYGAGASGSRYQGQRGPTASRSHLGFSRTIID
- a CDS encoding N-acetylmannosamine-6-phosphate 2-epimerase: MPHHPLVDALRGGLVVSCQALPGEPLYVPAGGVMPLLAKAAELAGAVGIRANSARDVREIKAAVDLPVIGLVKKDYPPGEAYITVTMAEIDDLVAAGADVIAMDATLRPRFDGVSVADFVAGVRRAYPDQLLMADIATLEEGVHAAEIGFDLVGTTLSGYTPQSTDAPAPNVELVRELAARIDVPVVAEGRIRTPEQARTMLDAGAYCVVVGGAITRPLEIATGFVEAMRP
- a CDS encoding PTS transporter subunit EIIC produces the protein MFKQLQKIGKAFMLPIAILPAAGLLLGIGGALSNPNTVAAYPVLDHRILQAIFGVMSAAGSMVFNNLPLLLSIGLCIGLAKRDKGTAALAGVVGYLVMTGTTTQLLTFFNPEGQAIDTGVIGSLVIGAVAVWLHNRYYNIQLPQVLGFFGGSRFVPIVTALAAIVVGAAFYLVWPPIQEGLVSAGTGIAAAGPLGTFLYGFLLRLSGALGLHHTIYPLFWYTPLGGTEMVAGAEVAGAQTIFFAQLADPAHQGLFTEGTKYFAGRFGTMMFGLPAACLAMWHAVPKDRRARYTGLFAGVALTSFITGITEPIEFMFLFVAPLLYVVHAFLDGLSFLVADLLDIRIGNTFSGGAIDFTLFGVLQGNEQTNWLLVLPVGLVWFALYYVVFSFFIRKFNVPTPGRVEETDGTDGTADASAITDASVTTDDGAEPVTAGAPGAGTAGAATAAPAAPTATMTRPASSGKQALREEATQILAALGGPENVEDIDACITRLRVSVKDPTQVDKDALKRIGAAGVFEVSGGVQAVYGGKAVLYKNEIDELIGHED
- a CDS encoding PRD domain-containing protein; its protein translation is MLTVVRVINNNFILGADPGGSESVLMGRGLGFGARAGDAVDPSRVSRAFTSGTGTPDRLAALIAQLPVEDVELATEIVDAAAAEFGRDVADRMLVPFTDHLSFALRRAREQMAITYPLQWEVESLYTREVAFARRALALVTERTGVALPPVEAIPVALHLVNAQFGHDDVGRTMELTTLIRDVMSALDVRHGVGIDVDAPEASRFVTHLRYLLVRQREGEVLEDGLSEMARNLQDGYPAEFASALAVRDILEGHFGSELNQDELVYLTLHIIRLVRRRG
- a CDS encoding S1C family serine protease: MSTDDDRRAAMPPPEPAPGAAGGATPAGGYPAGAPTSGAATSGAPTSGATPTSGAPTGGYAGETPGGAPGYPTPHTGATAGPHGTTAGPGHPGPPPAGPPGGGPPREGRGRPSWPALVGTALAAALLASVATVGIAEVLTDDDPDPVATRDVDDDGSADPVITSSGEGADWASIAAAVGPSTVAIDVETATGAGSGSGVIIDDEGHIVSNHHVVGNAVEGGILVTLADGQLVPASIVGTDAATDLAVIALDEVPDDLASAELGNSDEVYVGEPVAAIGNPLGLSFTVTTGIVSALDRPVTTVEQATTPGARATAVTTNAIQVDAAINPGNSGGPLFDPNGRVIGINSSIASLSSGSGGQGGSIGLGFAIPSNLVRLVADQLIANGVAEHAFLGVSLADAVVEVEGQTRSGAEIQAVEPGTPAAEAGLRPGDVIVSIDDDPVTGAESLTGFVRQHPSGEDVTLGVVRDGDAAEVEVTLATREDAR
- a CDS encoding MarR family winged helix-turn-helix transcriptional regulator, whose product is MRTTADDAAPRPSAAELAAAATRRARTLVQRTQPSAHLTRVLDVVDEGVPLTTPHTAVSRTIEQLTGLRLGEVQTLAAVADGAHHHREIARRTGQPDAAAAATVDGLVARGSLARRHHPAETRPGATPTLVGLTSQGEAILRQAEAIQVRVLDAVVEALGSDQTDQVHAAGQAVRRTLAEPLVAGDARQITAGRWLTGAAEAS
- a CDS encoding MarR family winged helix-turn-helix transcriptional regulator, whose translation is MEEPSAGAEPAVRWLDDAEMAAWLNLSELITTLPAALDAHMQRDAGITFYEYMTMAMLSEQADRTLQLSVLAQATSGSLSRLSHVLTRLERQGYVERHRSTENARARNAVLTDAGMAKVVATAPCHVGRVRSLVFDALSAEDVVELEAVTERVLQRIRPPGVTPTYGRGRGIS
- a CDS encoding M50 family metallopeptidase → MEAAWQEVVARVRPGPALLDATTAERTVWLALALGAALVVVPGVWRLVRVAVTVVHELGHAVVGMAVGRSFTGLVLRPDMSGHTVTVGPARGPGRVVTTWAGYPAPALVGAGLLHAGTAGWAPPVLAALLVLLAVGALRVRSFYTALVVLGCLAGAAVLWWVGSPTLQGLVLVAAGVMLVLGAWRHLGAVLGSPDRGSDPAVLAQLTRVPTAVWTTTFVLALGAASWVAARAVLPLLG
- a CDS encoding TIGR03885 family FMN-dependent LLM class oxidoreductase encodes the protein MTVIGFHASHEQIHPRQLLADVQLAEEVGFGAAMCSDHLEPWSERQGQSGFAWSWLGAALATTGLRFGVVNAPGQRYHPVVVAQAAATLAAMFPDRFWVALGSGENANEHVTGDAWPRKAVRQQRLEECVEVIRRLLDGDQVSHDGLVTVDRAQLWTRPETPPPLIAPALSVETARRSAAWADGLITINAAPDHLRDVLAAYREAGGRGPAILQAHLSWAPSEEEALAIAHDQWRTNTFPSPVMADLATPAHFDAVAEAVRPEDVRESVLVSADPARHTAWLHELVGLGFDEVYLHHVGVTQRPFLETFGEHVLPVLAGS
- a CDS encoding alpha-amylase family protein — translated: MRITDTSDLWWKNAVVYCLDVEKFFDSDGDGVGDFIGLSQRVDYLAQLGVTCLWLMPFYPTPDLDDGYDVSGAYGVDERLGNLGDVVELVRTAKDRGLRVIADLIVNHTSDQHPWFVQARSSVDNPFRDYYVWRSDPPPDTSDQVVFPDEEDSIWELDERTGEWYLHHFYAHQPDLNVANPRVQEAIAKAMGFWLQLGFDGFRVDAVPYFLNDGTGVEVGALAEPHEYLRSLRTFLARRNGSAILLGEVNVPYPKQPAYFGGKEGDELTMLFDFVGNQAMYLALARQDAGPLAQALRDRPTEDVSPDSQYAVFVRNHDELTLDQLSDDEREEVFAAFGPDPDMQLFGRGLRRRLPPMLDGDPRRLKMVYSLLFALPGTPVLFYGEEIGMGENLEAAGRLAVRSPMQWTDGPNGGFSTADADDLTAQVVTGAYGPEHVNVAAARRDPDSLLHHVTELAQRYRECPELGWGTYEVLEHDVPSVLAHRCTWGEASVILLHNLAPEPATVRLGVDEEEGTVLADLLGDATFAVSESQVGLPLDGYGHRWLRVQRPGDRRLP